In Oryctolagus cuniculus chromosome 14, mOryCun1.1, whole genome shotgun sequence, the genomic stretch aagcagagagctgaattgaaagtggagcagctggaacatgaaccagcagctgtatgggatgccggcacagggttagcctactacatcacagcgctggtccctgatCTGATGGATTTATGTCTGTTGATTTGTGGGTAGTCTTTCACAGTTGAGTTTGACATCCAGTTGTCCCATTTGAATCAGTGAGAGACCGTTCAAATTGATTTCAGTAGCCTATTGATATTACCCTATGGGTTGATTCCTGCAGGCTGTCTCGGGCTTTACTTGGTGGAGTTTCTGCTGCAGACCAGAGATTCATATGCCTTATTCatctttttcataaatgttttaattttcttgggCCTTTCTTACGTgcctattttctgtttctttaatttctcttcttAAATGATTTGTTTTCAGTCTGTATGCTTTTTCTAGTCAAAGACTAAGTATCGTTTCAAATTTCAATTTCTGAATCCCACAAATTTTATATCActgctttgtgtattttttagcTTTATATTATGAATTCTTCTTTGAGGAATTATTAGATgaatcttttaacatttttattagtcTGTGTATGCAAATGGTATGTGTTAGAGTTGGTTTTCATGTCATTTTACATATAAAGAGGCAGTTTCCCCAGCTAAATTACTGATTCTTCAAAGCAgttctctttaaattttattcctaGTTCTATTCCTTATGTTTCCTGGGCATGGACTAGTTGGTGTACTATTTATATGTTTGATAACTAAATGAAAtagcattctttttattttctaggCATACAAGAGTTAAATTCGGAATAAGTCTACAGGTAGAATGGACAGCTACTTTAAAGCAGCTGTCAGTGACTTGGACAGACTCCTTGATGATTTTGAGCAGAACCCAGGTTTGTTGATTTTTCATTATTGCCActaatgaaagtttaaaaatagctGTAACATAGTTACCTCAGGCatactcttcttcttttttttttttttttttaaagatttacttgaaagagttacacagatacatagagaaggagaggcagttgCTTCTcgaccttttggctaagatcaagtgtggagagaaggagaggcagagagagagagagagagaggtcttccatccactggttcactccccagttggctgcaacggccagagctaggctgatctaaagccaggagcttcttccaggtctcccacacgggtataggggccaaaggacttgggccatcttccactgctttcccaggccataacagagagatggatcagaagtggagcagccgggtctcgaaccggcacccatatgggatgcaggcacttcaggccacagcaccggcccccttcaGGCATGTTTTTAACATTCTTCCATTTCAGTTTTGGTCACATGGTTATCTCTGCAAAAGATTCACTTTATGTCATTATGTGTAACTTACTgatttattcgtttttttttttttttcttaaagatttatttattttgttgagaggcagagtaacagacagagagagggagagacagagagaggtcttccctttgctggcttactccccaaacggccataatggttgaggctgggcctttccaaagtcaggagcaaggagcttgcaggtctcccttgtgggtacagggacccaagcacttgagccatccttcattgctttcccaggccatctgcagggagctgaatcagaagtggagcagctgggacttgaaccagcacccagcccaaaccactatgccacagcattgtcCCACTAGTTTATTCTTACACTGAGTGAAATCAATagccagaaataaaaagaagacaacTAGAGTTTCTTCCAGACATAAACTTaatgtataaaaaaaaaactttaaaaaccagTATATTAGTAAGCTAAAGCAATTTGAAAGCTCTACATAACTTGGAATTTTATTGCTATGAGCAATGAAATACCATTTTCCAAGAATGAAAACTAGGAAAGTAGAGGACAGAGCCAAGAGGTTAGATTGTTTTGTTCCCTTTAGTCTGGTTTTTATAGTACAATTGAATTTCATGGACTTTTTATCACTTTGTGACAtcactttcaaaagtaaaagtcagaaagcactttaaaataaaataaaaataactttggaTATTAATTACCATTTTACAAAAGAATAATATAGCtatagtctttaaaaatgtttggtaTGGAAGTCTTACAAAATCTacctttataataatttttatttgatttgagtCTACTGAATAACATTGtgtcttatttttaattagaTGAACAAGATTATCTTCAAGATGCACAAAATGCAAATGATTCTAACCACTGTTCAGTTTCATCAGAGTTAGCTTCCTCACAGCTAATACCACTGCTCCCAAAGGACCAACAATGCATCGATAGTTGTGGCTCATCAGAAACATGCTTTGAAGCAAATGAGATTTCCTTGAATGAGAAAACCCTTGAGGGACGAACTGctatacaaaatgaaaaaaatgtgacAGGACTGGACCTGCTTTCTTGTGTGGATGCCAATACTTCAGATGAAACCCAGCCTTCATATATGGGACGGTGTAGGAAACCTGTTTGTGATCTGATAAGTGACACGGGCAACTTAGTTCATGCAACTAGTAGTGAAGAGGATATTAAACAATTATTGCCAGATGATATTAAGTCTAGTGCAGATTCTTTGATTGGATGGGACTTACCTTCAGTGTCAGATACTCCCTGTGTTTCTTCAACAGACCGTGGTAGTAGTCCCGTCAGAGAAGAACAAAATGATAACAACTCTGaattacaaaataaagaaatcactGGAACCAAAGAATTAGGTTTAGAAGCTGACACAGCACTTTTAGATTCTAGTAATCATGACAGAACAGAAAGTTTAGAAGATAAAAAGATCTCTAACCAGCTAGAACCAGTTACTGAGTTTAACACATCATCTGCTTTGACTCAACAAAGTTCCAAAATATTTGACGCCAAAGACAACCTACAACACAGGAGTCAGCCACTTGAATCCTTAAAAGATGATGGCTGTTTGGAAAAAGAGGAGGTAGTAGATGCGGCTGTCATTACTGCCACAGaacttttaaaagaaggaagTAGCACAAGTGCTTTGCCTTGCAGTCTTACCAAAAATGAAGGTTTATACTTAAATGATTCACATGCAGAAGATGAAAACTTCAAGTTACCTGATTTATCCTTTGAGGAAGATACACCTGCTTTACTTATAAAGCAGTTTGCTGATGAAGACGTAAGAAGTCTAGATTTTAAAGACGATAATGATGCAGTGCAGGATTGCTctccagctttacctgcttccaaAGCAGATGTCTCCTCCCCGCTGTCCTGTCTGCCGTTGGCTGGGTCCTTGTGTGGAGCGTTAATGGAAAGGAAAGCGCACGGTGATTGTTTACCGCAGAGGGAAGACAAGGATAGTGTGCAGGATGCGGTGACTGTGCGGGAAGTACAGGCGCGCATTCCGCATGGCGAGCCCTGCAGAGCGGCGGAGCTCTTGAAAGAGGAGACGTGTAAAAGCACACTTCTGCAGCCATTCATAGAGAAGAGGGGGGATGGAAAGGTGGATCCTGACCCGACAGTAACCCGAGTTGCATCGTTGAGTTACCCTGGTAACACCAATGCCTGTACCGCCTCAGGACCCCAGATGGAACTTCCTGGTGCTGCCGCGCCAGAGCCTCCCGACCCCTGTGACGGCCTCGCTTTCTCATGCAGTGACATGGATGGGCAAGATTTGGATTACTTTAATATCGATGAGGGTATGAAGAGTGCTTCACTAATTAGTGATGCGGAGCTTGATGCCTTTTTGACAGAGCAGTACCTTCAGACCACTAACACACAGTGTTTTGAAGAAAATGTGAATGACTCAGAATCTCAGAGCGGTCCAGGAGATAGGAAAGGCTTAGGAAATGGACATgttgataatatatattttaatgccGAAGCAGGAGCTGCCACGGAAAGTGGTAACATTAATATGATTTGTCAGACAGTTGATAAGCAAAATACACTAGAAAATAATGAGCTTTCTTTAGGGCAGAAAAGCATAATTCCAGGTGAACAAGGGTTACCTACCAGTAAGTCTGAGGTGATGAGTGAATTACCAGTCTCTGATACTAACAGTCAGTCTGTTTATGTTGGAGGGGCCAGACCTAAGCAATTATTTAGCCTTCCATCAAGAACAAGGGGTTCAAAGGAACAGAATAAGCTGGATGTTCCAGACACGTCAGAAAGCAAACCCAGCATAGCGAATAGCATCGCTCCAACCAGCTGTACTGCAGATCCTGCAGCTGATCCTCAGGCTAACTTCAACTCTAATTATATCGATATAGAAAGTAATCTTGAAAGTAGAGCCAGTCTTGTAACTGCAAATGAAGAGTCTGTGCCTGAAAACACATGCAAAGAAGGCCTGGTTTTAGGCCAGAAACAACCTGCATGGGTCCCAGACTCAGAGGCTCCAAACTGCATGAACTGCCAAGTCAAGTTTACCTTCACAAAACGGCGCCACCACTGCCGAGCGTGTGGGAAAGTAAGTGCTCAAAGTCTTTGGAGTCTTTTACTCTtttgaaatagttaaaattaaacCTAATGATAGAAAAGGCTGATTAACAGATGGCTACAAAATGGAGTTAGTTTAAAATTAGCGTCTTTAACCTAACAGCCATGGAAATATATAAGCCATTGTCGTTTTGCAAATTGCTTGATGGTTGAATGTATGTCATGTTTTCATGGGTATTAATTACATTCTGGAGAATGAAGGACACTTATTATTAATTCTTGTAAGATTTAAGAATGCATGTTCTTATCTCTTAGTATTGACACATTAGGGATTCCACATTTATCTGGGTCCCCCTTTATCCTTGAATATTTAAGACCACCCTGCAGCTAGTGTGACTGATGCTCAGGTAGGAGCAGTTTGGTTTGTGTGAGCTTCAGGttctcctggcttttgcctgacccagcccaggttgctgtgggcatttgggagtgaaccagtggatgagagctctgtcctttttgacctccctccctcctgttttttctctctcccctttccttccctccacctcttttccctctctgtcactctgcctttcaaacaaatttaatggtttttaagtttcaaataaagaactacagaaagctgtgttttttgtttgtttgaagattcattttatttgaaaggcagagtgacagagagtaagaggaagagatagagatcttgcgtctgatggttcactccccaaatggctgcaagtgccaggcctgggccaggttgaagccaggagccaggatcttcatcttggtctaccacgtgggtgcaggggcccaaggacctgggccatttttcactgcttttcaaggcacattagcagggagctggatccaaagtggagtggCCAGTACTCAAACCATTGCAGGTCTTGGTTAAATAAACCACGTTAAATAAATatgttacagtgctggccccacaaagtttttaaaagtgtaaATGCTTTCCTTAAAGAAACCTTTGTTTCTTTTCCAATTAAcaacttttttaaaggattttcttATCAGAGATGGGGTTTTAACTCATAGAAACCtcatttaagtaaaaaaaaaatcatgttggtaCTCTACCTGTGATTATGGTGATTAGAAAAGTAATTTATATAGTAAGGAAAATGGGTTTGGGTTAATTAGGCTTAGAACTTCACCTTCCTCTGCTCTAGTGTTTTGcttgaaacaaaaatttattattaaaaattaaaataaaaaattttttaaaagtcagatttaTTATTCGATTCTTTATAGGTGTTTTGTGGTGTCTGCTGTAATCGGAAGTGTAAGCTGCAGTATCTAGAAAAGGAAGCAAGAGTGTGTGTAATCTGCTATGAGACTATCAGTAAAGGTGAGTATCACCCTGACATGTTTTCTTCCAGTAATTGAATGTATCTTAAAAACAACTGGATTGTGACAAAGATAAAcctctttattttcttaaggCAAGGACCTAGTGTTGGCTTATCTGACTTAGGTGGGACGTCCCAAGGCTTggttcctcttctttttcttccactcTCACAGTTAACACTGCCAGTCTGAAAGGAAGCATTCAGTTTCTGGAGTGGCAGTTCATTAACTTTCCACAGGCACCAAGTCTCTAATGCTGCGTTTCATCTACCTGTTCGTTTTTTATCACCGttttcatcttcatcatcttAATCTAAACATTTATAGAGTACCTACTTTAATAATCGGaaatattacattaaattgaTATTAATAACATAAGGCAAGATACTAGTTTCTACCTTTTAGAAAATAATCTAAAATGGGAGTATAAATGATAAGATAATAATTTAtgtcattttataatttataggCTAACACACTCTTTGCacatttttgtctcatttttttccccttctcagTTTTAGAGTTGTATGTGCGCACTTCCCATTGTTCCTCTGGCTCTCTAGCTACCCTTAGCAGCAGTAGTCCTGgtgattttctttgatttctccaatcttgtgtgtgtgtgtgtgtgtgttgtgttgtatCTTTCTCCAAAGTACATGTTTGTTCTTTTGAGTACTTCTTGATATATTCAAAGATTTGTCGACCATTTAATTCCCAGCAAATATTATTTGGGCCCTTTTTGACCAGACCTGTGCACTAGCTCAGGTGTTGTTTCCTATTAGCCAGGAGAATAAATACCTGATaatgatttgtttttctcttttgaatgAAGATAAATTTTTTCAGCAGTTCTCCAAAAAACTCTGATGTGAGTCTGTTAGCCTGAGGTAAGCTGCTCTACTCCCTGCTGTTGACTTCCACTCTGGAAGATAATAGAGTAAAAGTGTTTTTTTGATTTCCACGTTACCATCGTTGTTTATAGAGAGGTTAGTTTAAGtactcataattttttttttatacactGTTTCAGTAGCCTAGAACACAACTGCTGGTGCTGTTAGCCTAGGAAATCTGTTAGAATTCAGAAATTCTAGAGCAAGCCCCCACATAATTATCTCCCGTACAGGTCACATTTTGGGGTGAGCATTCCGTTTGTGGAGGTTCAAAATATGAGAAATAGGGTCACTGAAGAGGCTCCGTAGGATACTGAGATAAACTCTGGTTTATCAAAGAACATATTGTGGAATGAGTTATTTCattacctattttatttattttgatgtggCATATAGTTTACTTTATGGTGTTATTTATCATTAATTTATACACCACAAGAAAACAAAGTTATTTTAACATCTACTGTAGGGTTGAAAATGATCAATgtgatcatttaaaataatgttatgaAGTAAGAGAAGAAAATGCCTCAAGGAGTGTGAGACACATTgagtgaaagaatggaagaaaatgtttgcTTGAATAGAGATCATGGATGAGAAAGTTGTACTCAGGTTGTATGCAGTTTAAAGAAGCAAGAATGTGAATGCCATTAGGTAGATTTGGGTGAACTGGAAGTTGCTTGAAGCCCAGAGTGTAAGGTGTTTGGATTTCACTTAGTGAGACCCATTTCATGGCGTGCTGCCATTCAGTGGCATTTCAGAGCGATTATGTCAACAGTGGAATAATTTAGAGCAGACTGGTTTGTAGAAATGTGGAAGGGAGAGCTACCAGTCGTGTCCTGTTTTCTTGAATGGAAAATCGGGCACTATTCTGCATTCCGGAGCTCCAGCTGAGAACAAAACAGATGTCCTCTTCtcacggggggagagagagatgctaaGCAGAGGATACAGATGGTGGTATTGCCCTAGGCAAAGTTTAAAGTGCAGGAGGAATAGATAGTAACAGATGAGCAGCAAGGGGCAGCGTCTCTGTAAGGTGGTTGGAGTATGGCTCTGTGATAATATCACGTGTGAACAGAGACTTGAAGGACGTGAGAGGATGAAGCCAAGTGAGTCGCTGTGGGAAGAACATTCTAGGGAGAGGGAGTAATGAAAGCAGAGACTTGAGATGAGAGAGTACCTGTTTAACTTGTGAAAAAAACAAGGAGGCCTAGGAGATTCGGTAGAACAGGTCACCAGAAGGTGTAGGGGGTAGGGATGCTGACTATGTAGGATCTTGTGAGCCCCTGTAGCGCCCTAAATCACTGCTCCAGCTCCGCAGCCAGTAAAGGATTTTAAACAGGAATAATGAGCCAGTGATTTATGTCTTGAAGAATCAGTGTGAACTGTGTTGGAAATAGACTTCAGGGATAAAAGGACAAAAACAGAAGACAGTCGTATTAAAAGAGGATGATTTTCTGTGGGAGATGTGACTCATATGACAACTACAATACTGAAATACTTCATAGAGTAGCTCATTGCAGTGGAGGGCTGCCAGCTAAAGTAAGGGGCCCGTGCTGACTGAACAGTGTCTTTGCCTAGTGCTACTTCTTTTCCTTGATTGGCTATTTAGTGTTCCTTACAActtgaaaaatggaaaacttaCTATAATTTACTGTGGAGCTCAAAAGCACCTGAGATGTTAATACTATTGTTTTCCCCTTTATAGCTCAGGCATTTGAAAGGATGATGAGTCCAACTGGTTCTAATCTTAAATCTAATCAATCTGATGAGTGTGCCACTGTCCAGCCTCCTCCGGAGACCCAAACAGCCAGTGTACCTTCACCTTTGCCCATCTCAGCACTTAAACAACCAGGTATTGAAGGTAATGAGAAGACAATGCTGTCTCAGCCTACCGATGAATTATTAGACccaagataaataattaaaatagaaatgatcTAGTGTAGTCATGGTCCAGTCAGGAAAGAGAGCCCAGACTAGGCTTCTGGAGGAATGTAATGAGGGTATTGGTTGCACACACATGTTAGAAGATGGGAAATGCAAAATGACACCCACAGGTGCTTCAGAGATTGGGAGCTGTAGGAAGCAGCCACCACCACTGGGGTGGGAGGCGGAGTGGGGAGGAGACAGTACTGCTGGAGTTCAGTGAAGGGTGCCATCGTGTGCTTGGTTCTCAGACCAGACAGTCGTGGTTTAGTGCACCacacggccagtgctgtgtcctCTGGGGAAATACAAGTAGCAGGGCTGGAGCCATCGGCTGACCTTGTGGGGTTGGTGCTGACGAAGCTGAAGGAGAGTTCAGGGTGCATGCTGGGAGTACTGAGAAGCGTGGGACATGCAGCGTTGTCTGCGGCTGCTGCTGCAAGAATCCTGGCAGCAGCGAGAGCAGGAGGAgtcactgcctgtgcttccctCTGGCTAACAAGGGAATTGTGCTTCCCGGACCTCCAGCCTGGCATCAGAGAACACCGTACCAGCGTGGGCTTGGGGCTCAAAGACAATAGGTACATAACTGAAACATctccttttcattaaaaaaatctacGTTAGTTGTATGTTTTGCCACAATAACAAGCtgctttttaaatctattttaaaatctttcagttatcttttttaaaaaataatttgtttagaatctttaaaaatttttttaaattaatttttttgaagagcaAAGAGACAGTAAGCTTCcgccctctggttcactcccccaatatctgcagcagctggcactgagccagactgaaaccaggacctTGGCACTCagtctcggtctcccatgtgggtggcaagagcccaagtactggagccacaGCCACTTGAGGCACTACTTGCTGCTTCCTAAGTGAGCGTTAGTGGGAAGCTGCaggcaggagtggagctgggcctgaAACCAGTGCAGGTATCCGAGCAGCACTGAGCTGCTGCATCGGGTGTCTGCTCTCACTTGAATCCTGAGGAAAGCCCATGTATGTTTTTAAACATAATCTCTTCGTCTGTGACATGCTAGAAAATAACTGTTAATAGCAACCTCAGACCCTTTTGACAGCCATTTTGGATTTCAGTTTATCACTCAGCAGCTGTTCTTCATTTATTGTTGTAACTGAAATAGGGAGATTCAGCAAGTGGTTGTGTATTATATGAGATAGCTGTAAAGATGAGTCAGTCATGTTTACAAGTTTTACATATTCTTGGggctgcacagtgggttaaagctccagcctgtagagtcggcatcccatatgggagccggttcgagtccccgctgctccacttcccatccagctccttattaattacctgggaaagcagtgggagatggcccaagtccctgggctcctgtatccatgtgggagacctggaggaagctgcttactcctggcccagccccaatcattgcagctgtttggggagtgaaccagcagatagaagacctccttctctctctctgtgtctacctctctgtgtaactctttcagataaataaaataaatcttttaaaaaaaaagcaaacggccggcgccacagctcactaggctaatcctccacctagtggcgccggcacaccgggttctagtcccggttggggcgccgggttctgtcccggttgcccctcttccaggccagctctctgctgtggccagggagtgcagtggaggatggcccaggtgcttgggccctgcaccccatgggagaccaggaaaagcacctggctcctggctcctgccatcggatcagcgcggtgcgccggccgcggcggccattggagggtgaaccaacggcaaaggaagacctttctctctgtctctctctctcactgtccactctgcctgtcaaaaaaaaaaaaaaaaaaaggcaaacaaagtTTTGCATATTCTTATATTGACAAGGTAAAttattaaatcataaaaataattcaaatagaaGAAAGATACCATACGTAATATCTCCACCCATATTGCAAAAATATACTTGGATAAAATTCCCTTTTTTAATGTTATCTCTGTTGTGTCCTAGGAAGTAGATGattcttttgattattttcatattatccTAAAATTATCTAGTGGTAGTTTTCATAACCATTCTCAATTgatgttttataaaaagaaacaacaaatgtttATGCTAATATTTAGTCATTTTCTTCAGATCTGGGAGGAgatgttagtaaatatttgtgaAGTCCATTATCCACACGATAAGAACAGAAAACCTTATGCTTCTCTTGCTAAATAGAAGTTAGATGACCTCTGCTGCACTGCTGATCGTGTTTCCATGTCCAGActgtttttcttcttgttctcCGTGTTTTTCTTTGCTTATCTACTGTGTCGTGATCTACAGCGTTTTCACCTGTGTCCTAGTCCTTAACCTCACACTTGCAAATTTGGCTCCAGTAATACAGGTTTACCTCTTTCCGCAGTGTCTTTAAGGTATAATCTCTGCTGTCTACTTTTTTTCAGAGTATGAGATTCCCAGGACTCTCTTTCTATGAATTATACAGAAACGCACTCTGCAGGGTAGATCAATCACAAAAAGTCTTGTGAATTCAGGGCTTGCTAGTGGACAgcaaaaaagcttttgaaatcatTTCGTGACCCATTTGAGTAATCAAATTATTGAATTGAATAATTGAGTTAAATATTGAATAATTAAATTGAACATTGAATGATTGCAATATCATCAGATTAAAATGCTTTATGTTTTCAACTGATTGCAGGACTGTGCTCCAAAGAACAGAAGAGAGTGTGGTTTGCAGATGGCATATTGCCAAATGGTGAAGTTGCAGACACAACAAAATTATCAACCGGAAGTAAAAGATGTCCTGACGGCTTCAGTCCTCCCTCACCTGATGTGCTGACGGTAAAGAagctaaaaaataatttattaattaaataaaattttattttattgataattCCTTATATGGTTATTAGAGTACATATCTTTTTAACACTTTGagttttctaaaataagaaatgaataggCATAGCTTGTTTTTTGCATTTCACTTCACCAATATTATGTTATTTACAAATTGAAGATATGTGGCAACTCTACATGGAACATGCCCttttgtttaacatttatttatttatttgaaatgtagttaTAAAGAGAGTGGaggaaggagatagagagaaagggagtgagtgagagggagggagagaatgaacgAGAGAACTTATAtatactggtttattccccaaatggctgcaatggctgggactggaccaggccaaagccaggagcctggaagtccatctgggtctcccttgtgggtggcgtggacccaagcactcgggccatcttccactgctttcccaggggcatttgcagggagctggattgggtaATAGAGCAACCAGGAAGCAAACTGGatttcacatgggatgcctgcatcgtaAGTGGCTGCCTAACCTGTTgagctacaacactggcccctgaatcaCATGTTTTTGGTTGCCATTTTTCCAACAGCTCAGATGATTGTTAGCATTTGATAAcaatactatatttttaattaaagtatgcatttttaaagataatactATCGCACACTGAACACATTATAGTGTAGTGTAAACATAACTTTTATATTCACTAGGAAACCAAAAATTTGTATGATTCTCTTTATTGAAATGCTAGCTTTATTGCTGTAGTCTAGAACCAAAGAAATCTTTGAGGTATGTCTTACTGATGTAgtgaatatatgtatacatatatatttaaagggttctttttaaaaaattctagtggtgtgttttcattttattttaaagtcagaagcATACAGGTGTCTTCCATAttctgatttatttcccaaatgctcacaacagccagagctagaccaggcTGTAGCTAGGAGCCGAGAGCACAATCTGAATCTCTCACATGGAAAGCAGGGATCCAACcagttgagtcatcatctgccccctctaagggtgtgcattagcaggaagctaggggcaaagccaggactcagacccaggcgctctgatgtaaGATgcgggagtcccaagcagtgccttaactgctgtgccagcacccGCTCCAGTGACTATGGATGAGATTTTACTCTTTATAATGTAAGTTGAAGCCCTTGGTTCTCAAACCAGGATTCTTTATATTCCCAGGATTCTTTATATTCCCAGGATTCTTTATATTCCCAGGATTCTTTATATTCCCAGgattctttatattcttttttttttaattaatttatttatttgaaagagttgcagagaggcagaggtaaagagagagagaggtctcccatctgcttgttcactccccagatggccgcaacagcaggagatgcaccgatccgaagccaggagcttcttccaggactcacACACagttgcagtggcccaaggactcgggccatctgctgctttcccaagccatagcagagagctggacggaagtggagcagccaggactagaaccagtgcccaaatgggatgctggcactgcaggtggcagctctacctgctgtgccacagcgccagcccccagaatcc encodes the following:
- the ZFYVE16 gene encoding zinc finger FYVE domain-containing protein 16 isoform X2, with the protein product MGCRHFRPQHRPPSDEQDYLQDAQNANDSNHCSVSSELASSQLIPLLPKDQQCIDSCGSSETCFEANEISLNEKTLEGRTAIQNEKNVTGLDLLSCVDANTSDETQPSYMGRCRKPVCDLISDTGNLVHATSSEEDIKQLLPDDIKSSADSLIGWDLPSVSDTPCVSSTDRGSSPVREEQNDNNSELQNKEITGTKELGLEADTALLDSSNHDRTESLEDKKISNQLEPVTEFNTSSALTQQSSKIFDAKDNLQHRSQPLESLKDDGCLEKEEVVDAAVITATELLKEGSSTSALPCSLTKNEGLYLNDSHAEDENFKLPDLSFEEDTPALLIKQFADEDVRSLDFKDDNDAVQDCSPALPASKADVSSPLSCLPLAGSLCGALMERKAHGDCLPQREDKDSVQDAVTVREVQARIPHGEPCRAAELLKEETCKSTLLQPFIEKRGDGKVDPDPTVTRVASLSYPGNTNACTASGPQMELPGAAAPEPPDPCDGLAFSCSDMDGQDLDYFNIDEGMKSASLISDAELDAFLTEQYLQTTNTQCFEENVNDSESQSGPGDRKGLGNGHVDNIYFNAEAGAATESGNINMICQTVDKQNTLENNELSLGQKSIIPGEQGLPTSKSEVMSELPVSDTNSQSVYVGGARPKQLFSLPSRTRGSKEQNKLDVPDTSESKPSIANSIAPTSCTADPAADPQANFNSNYIDIESNLESRASLVTANEESVPENTCKEGLVLGQKQPAWVPDSEAPNCMNCQVKFTFTKRRHHCRACGKVFCGVCCNRKCKLQYLEKEARVCVICYETISKAQAFERMMSPTGSNLKSNQSDECATVQPPPETQTASVPSPLPISALKQPGNCASRTSSLASENTVPAWAWGSKTIGLCSKEQKRVWFADGILPNGEVADTTKLSTGSKRCPDGFSPPSPDVLTMANTVDHVHSSTVEKPNNELGDTTKVEIIQSPASQVPSVGKLPVYTGTEGLPPPGSLVDDDVFTESEEPSAPPAVTVNSTRPAAGTSDYQLLCGIEKCVCNKVSLLPNDEDSLPPLLIAAGEEGSVPIVEEHPAHEQITMLLKGEEWRPVTFVLNANLLVNVKLVFYSSDKYWYFSTNGLHGLGQAEIIILLSCLPNEDTIPKDIFRLFITIYKGALKGKYIENLDNITFTESFLNDKDHGGFLFIAPTFQKLDDLPLPTRPFLCGILIQKLEIPWAKVFPMRLMLRLGAEYKAYPAPLTSIRGRKPLFGEIGHTIMNLLVDLRNYQYTLHNIDQLLIHMEMGKSCIKIPRKKYSDVMKVISSSNEHVISIGASFSTEADSHLVCVQSDGVYQTQASSATGQPRKVTGASFVVFNGALKTSSGFLAKSSIVEDGLMVQITPETMDGLRLALREQKDFRITCGKADAADLREYVDICWVDSEEKGNKGVISPVDGLSLQGFPSEKIKLEADFETDEKIVRCTEVFYFLKDQDTSVSSPRYQFAKEIAMACSAALCPHLKTLKSSRTSKVGLRVSIDTDRVEFQAGSAGRLLPQHYLNDLDSALIPVIHGGTASSSLPLEIELVFFILENLF